A stretch of the Acyrthosiphon pisum isolate AL4f chromosome A2, pea_aphid_22Mar2018_4r6ur, whole genome shotgun sequence genome encodes the following:
- the LOC107882241 gene encoding uncharacterized protein LOC107882241 isoform X1 produces the protein MHILWPTNVKYDNILLFISDAAPYMKKAGSTIQTLYPNIIHLTCLAHACHNVCEEVRAYYKNVDQLISEMKKTFLKCPKRIAVLKEKCPELPNPPRPIITRWGTWINAVKYYCTNFNELKSIIEEFEEESECVRAAKRLFKMPSIQSNLVYIVSNFGFLPDTITKLETRGVLLSKSVDIVNNIQIKLEECNGEIAKLILDKFNKVISKNKGWGNIKNINQVLIGETTTDDDLSSSNLNLDNYLSMKYAPITSVDVERSFSMYKNILTSNRNRFTEDNLSKYMVVNFFLIPTSLFCMQF, from the exons ATGCATATATTGTGGCCAACTAAtgtaaaatatgacaatattttactttttatatctGACGCGGCTCCTTATATGAAGAAAGCGGGTAGTACAATTCAAACTTTGTACccgaatattattcatttaacttGTTTGGCTCATGCATGTCATAACGTCTGTGAAGAAGTACgagcatattataaaaatgtagacCAGTTAATTTCTGAAATgaaaaagacatttttaaaatgtcctaAGAGAATCGCAGTTCTGAAAGAAAAATGTCCAGAATTGCCAAATCCACCTAGACCGATAATTACACGTTGGGGTACATGGATTAATGCAGTAAAATACTATTGTACAAATTTCAATGAACTGAAATCTATAATTGAAGAATTCGAAGAAGAATCTGAATGTGTGAGAGCAGCTAAAAGACTTTTTAAAATGCCATCGATACAAAGTAATCTGGTGTATATTGTATCTAATTTTGGATTTTTGCCTGACACAATTACAAAACTAGAAACAAGag GTGTATTACTATCGAAAAGTGtagatattgtaaataatatacagattaaaCTCGAAGAATGCAATGGCGAAATAGCTAAATTGATTTTGGATAAATTCAACAAAGTTATATCGAAGAACAAAGGATGgggaaatatcaaaaatatcaacCAAGTATTGATTGGAGAAACCACAACCGATGACGATCTATCAAGTAGCAatcttaatttagataattatttaagtatgaaaTACGCCCCGATAACTTCGGTGGACGTAGAAAGATCATTTtcgatgtacaaaaatattttaacctctAATCGTAACCGTTTTACTGAAGACAACCTATCAAAATACAtggtagtcaa tttttttttaataccaactagtttattttgcatgcagttttaa
- the LOC107882241 gene encoding uncharacterized protein LOC107882241 isoform X2, with product MHILWPTNVKYDNILLFISDAAPYMKKAGSTIQTLYPNIIHLTCLAHACHNVCEEVRAYYKNVDQLISEMKKTFLKCPKRIAVLKEKCPELPNPPRPIITRWGTWINAVKYYCTNFNELKSIIEEFEEESECVRAAKRLFKMPSIQSNLVYIVSNFGFLPDTITKLETRGVLLSKSVDIVNNIQIKLEECNGEIAKLILDKFNKVISKNKGWGNIKNINQVLIGETTTDDDLSSSNLNLDNYLSMKYAPITSVDVERSFSMYKNILTSNRNRFTEDNLSKYMVVNFFFNTN from the exons ATGCATATATTGTGGCCAACTAAtgtaaaatatgacaatattttactttttatatctGACGCGGCTCCTTATATGAAGAAAGCGGGTAGTACAATTCAAACTTTGTACccgaatattattcatttaacttGTTTGGCTCATGCATGTCATAACGTCTGTGAAGAAGTACgagcatattataaaaatgtagacCAGTTAATTTCTGAAATgaaaaagacatttttaaaatgtcctaAGAGAATCGCAGTTCTGAAAGAAAAATGTCCAGAATTGCCAAATCCACCTAGACCGATAATTACACGTTGGGGTACATGGATTAATGCAGTAAAATACTATTGTACAAATTTCAATGAACTGAAATCTATAATTGAAGAATTCGAAGAAGAATCTGAATGTGTGAGAGCAGCTAAAAGACTTTTTAAAATGCCATCGATACAAAGTAATCTGGTGTATATTGTATCTAATTTTGGATTTTTGCCTGACACAATTACAAAACTAGAAACAAGag GTGTATTACTATCGAAAAGTGtagatattgtaaataatatacagattaaaCTCGAAGAATGCAATGGCGAAATAGCTAAATTGATTTTGGATAAATTCAACAAAGTTATATCGAAGAACAAAGGATGgggaaatatcaaaaatatcaacCAAGTATTGATTGGAGAAACCACAACCGATGACGATCTATCAAGTAGCAatcttaatttagataattatttaagtatgaaaTACGCCCCGATAACTTCGGTGGACGTAGAAAGATCATTTtcgatgtacaaaaatattttaacctctAATCGTAACCGTTTTACTGAAGACAACCTATCAAAATACAtggtagtcaattttttttttaataccaactaa